From a region of the Stenotrophomonas sp. BIO128-Bstrain genome:
- a CDS encoding LysR family transcriptional regulator: MVSLDRFETFKAIVDAGSLTAAAQRLGQSRAVVSFNLKRLEQELGVTLLVRNTRSLALTEAGERFYQHCTALLATAELAIEEARSEQLQLRGTLRLTTTPEYAIARVVPVLESFRALHPELRLHLSTSPAPADLIPERFDLAIRLGRLQDSQLRATLLDEHALCAVASPSLLATLPDEAARDDPDWVRTLPRLGYPRLADLPLVAPDGSDQLFACNPAHAVVTVDNASTLRAFALAGAGATVLPHWLIDDDLAQGRLLPILRRHRFPRQGVYAVFPNTAQPSRRVRLLLAHLREHLPG, from the coding sequence ATGGTCAGCCTGGACCGCTTCGAGACCTTCAAGGCCATTGTCGATGCCGGCAGTCTGACCGCTGCCGCACAGCGCCTCGGCCAGAGCCGCGCCGTGGTGAGCTTCAACCTCAAGCGGCTGGAACAGGAACTGGGCGTGACCCTGCTGGTACGCAATACCCGCAGCCTGGCCCTGACCGAGGCCGGTGAACGCTTCTACCAGCACTGCACGGCGCTGTTGGCCACTGCCGAGCTCGCCATCGAGGAAGCACGCAGCGAACAGCTGCAGCTGCGCGGCACGCTGCGGCTGACCACTACGCCGGAATATGCGATCGCGAGGGTCGTGCCGGTGCTGGAGTCGTTCCGCGCCCTGCATCCCGAGTTGCGCCTGCACCTGTCCACCTCACCGGCACCGGCGGACCTGATTCCCGAGCGGTTCGATCTGGCGATCCGGTTGGGGCGGCTGCAGGACTCGCAGCTGCGCGCGACCCTGCTGGACGAACACGCGCTATGCGCGGTCGCCTCACCGTCGTTGTTGGCCACGCTGCCCGATGAGGCCGCGCGCGATGATCCGGACTGGGTCCGTACGCTGCCAAGGCTGGGCTATCCGCGCCTGGCGGATCTCCCACTGGTGGCGCCCGATGGCAGCGACCAGCTGTTTGCCTGCAACCCCGCCCATGCGGTGGTTACGGTTGATAACGCCTCCACCCTGCGGGCGTTCGCGCTGGCCGGGGCCGGCGCGACCGTGTTGCCGCACTGGTTGATCGATGACGATCTGGCGCAGGGCCGGCTGCTGCCGATCCTGCGCCGTCATCGCTTCCCGCGCCAGGGGGTGTATGCGGTGTTTCCCAACACCGCCCAGCCCTCGCGCCGGGTCCGGCTGCTGCTGGCGCACCTGCGCGAGCACCTGCCGGGGTGA
- a CDS encoding CocE/NonD family hydrolase: MRVRVLPVALLSLMVAASVSAQTSPMTPDIPAKGFATPTAQDNYDKRVVMVPMRDGTKLYTVIVVPKGARNAPILLTRTPYDAANRAKRMDSPNMRDILPQGDEVFVDGGYIRVFQDIRGKYGSEGDYVMTRPLRGPLNNTKVDHATDAWDTIDWLVKHVPESNGKVGMLGSSYEGFTVVMALTNPHPALKVAAPQSPMIDGWMGDDWLNYGAFRQVNFGYFTGQLAKRGKGPAIPSVGYDDYTTFLRAGSAGDYARANGLDQLPWWHKLIEHPSYDAFWQEQALDARMARTELKVPTMWLQGLWDQEDMWGAVHSYAAMEPRDTGNTLNYLVMGPWRHSQVNYDGSSLGALKFEGDTALQFRRDVLKPFFDQYLVDGAPKAQTPPVLIYNTGENHWDRLQQWPRSAAQSRPLYLRAGGRLSFEAPQAGEATFEAYVSDPAKPVPFVPRPVRFADRDMWTSWLVKDQRFVDGRPDVLTFVSEPLTEPLRIGGAPQVNLQAATSGSDSDWVVKLIDVYPDQTPSTPEMGGYELSVSMAIFRGRYRESFSDPKAIASNQVLDYKFGLPTANHVFQPGHRVMVQVQSSLFPLYDRNPQTFVPNIYLAKPGDYQKATQQVWHSPQQASFISLPVY, encoded by the coding sequence ATGCGTGTGCGTGTATTGCCAGTTGCGCTGTTGAGTCTGATGGTCGCCGCCAGTGTGTCGGCGCAGACCTCGCCGATGACCCCAGACATTCCGGCCAAGGGCTTCGCGACCCCCACGGCGCAGGACAACTACGACAAGCGCGTGGTGATGGTGCCGATGCGTGACGGCACGAAGCTCTACACGGTGATCGTGGTACCCAAGGGCGCCAGGAATGCGCCGATCCTGCTGACCCGCACGCCCTACGATGCGGCCAATCGTGCCAAGCGCATGGATTCGCCGAACATGCGTGACATCCTGCCGCAGGGCGATGAGGTGTTCGTGGATGGCGGCTACATCCGCGTGTTCCAGGACATCCGCGGCAAGTACGGCTCCGAGGGCGATTACGTGATGACCCGGCCGCTGCGCGGGCCGCTCAACAACACCAAGGTCGACCACGCCACCGATGCCTGGGACACCATCGATTGGCTGGTCAAGCACGTGCCCGAAAGCAACGGCAAGGTCGGCATGCTGGGCTCGTCCTACGAGGGCTTCACCGTGGTGATGGCACTGACCAACCCGCACCCGGCGTTGAAGGTGGCCGCGCCGCAGAGCCCGATGATCGATGGTTGGATGGGCGACGACTGGCTCAACTACGGCGCGTTCCGGCAGGTCAATTTCGGCTACTTCACCGGGCAGCTGGCCAAGCGCGGCAAGGGCCCGGCGATTCCCAGCGTGGGCTATGACGATTACACCACCTTCCTGCGTGCCGGCTCGGCCGGTGACTACGCCAGGGCCAACGGGCTGGATCAGTTGCCGTGGTGGCACAAGCTGATCGAACACCCCAGCTACGATGCGTTCTGGCAGGAACAGGCGCTGGACGCGCGCATGGCCAGAACCGAACTGAAGGTCCCCACGATGTGGCTGCAGGGCCTGTGGGACCAGGAAGACATGTGGGGCGCGGTGCACAGCTATGCGGCGATGGAGCCGCGTGACACCGGCAACACGCTGAACTATCTGGTGATGGGGCCGTGGCGGCACAGCCAGGTCAACTATGACGGCAGCAGCCTGGGCGCATTGAAGTTCGAGGGCGACACCGCGCTGCAGTTCCGCCGCGATGTACTCAAGCCGTTCTTCGATCAGTACCTGGTCGATGGCGCGCCCAAGGCGCAGACACCGCCGGTGTTGATCTACAACACCGGGGAGAACCACTGGGACAGGCTGCAGCAGTGGCCGCGCAGCGCGGCGCAGTCCCGGCCGCTGTACCTGCGCGCGGGCGGCAGGCTGTCCTTTGAAGCACCACAGGCGGGGGAGGCCACGTTCGAGGCGTATGTATCCGATCCGGCCAAGCCGGTGCCGTTCGTACCGCGCCCGGTGCGGTTTGCTGACCGCGATATGTGGACGAGTTGGCTGGTGAAGGACCAGCGTTTCGTGGATGGTCGCCCGGACGTGCTGACCTTCGTCAGCGAGCCGTTGACCGAGCCGCTGCGGATCGGCGGCGCGCCGCAGGTCAATCTGCAGGCAGCGACGAGTGGCAGCGACAGCGACTGGGTGGTGAAACTGATCGATGTGTATCCGGACCAGACCCCGTCGACGCCGGAGATGGGCGGCTACGAGCTGTCGGTCTCGATGGCGATCTTCCGTGGCCGGTATCGCGAAAGCTTCAGCGACCCGAAGGCGATCGCGAGCAACCAGGTGCTGGATTACAAATTCGGTCTGCCGACCGCGAACCATGTGTTCCAGCCGGGCCACCGGGTGATGGTGCAGGTGCAGTCGAGTCTGTTCCCGCTGTACGACCGCAACCCGCAGACGTTCGTGCCGAACATCTACCTCGCCAAGCCGGGCGATTACCAGAAGGCAACGCAGCAGGTCTGGCATTCGCCGCAGCAGGCCAGCTTCATTTCGTTGCCGGTGTACTGA
- a CDS encoding SDR family NAD(P)-dependent oxidoreductase, whose translation MIDYQLKGKVAIVTGGVSGIGLAVAELLADSGAAVAVWDLTADAVEKTAEALRSKGVKSIGIALNVTDEHAVEAAVKQTVQELGGLDIAVNNAGIGGPSAASGDYPVDGWRNVIDVNLNSVFVCQRAQIQAMRSTGKGGSIINMASILGQVGFNNSAAYVAAKHGVVGLTQTAAWEHAADKIRINAVGPGFIATPLLDKMDPKVKQALESKHALGRLGKPEEVAALVAWLASADAGFATGTYYAIDGGYLAQ comes from the coding sequence ATGATTGATTATCAGCTCAAGGGAAAGGTCGCCATCGTCACCGGCGGCGTCTCCGGCATCGGACTGGCCGTGGCCGAACTGCTGGCCGATTCCGGCGCGGCGGTGGCGGTGTGGGATCTCACGGCCGACGCCGTCGAGAAGACCGCCGAGGCGCTGCGCAGCAAAGGCGTGAAATCGATCGGCATCGCCTTGAACGTCACCGACGAGCACGCGGTGGAAGCAGCCGTGAAGCAGACCGTGCAGGAACTCGGTGGGCTGGACATCGCAGTGAACAACGCGGGTATCGGCGGGCCGTCGGCGGCCAGTGGCGATTACCCCGTGGATGGCTGGAGGAACGTCATCGACGTCAATCTCAACAGCGTATTCGTGTGCCAGCGGGCGCAGATCCAGGCGATGCGCAGCACGGGCAAGGGCGGCAGCATCATCAACATGGCCTCCATCCTGGGCCAGGTCGGTTTCAACAACTCGGCGGCCTATGTCGCGGCCAAGCATGGCGTGGTCGGCCTGACCCAGACGGCGGCGTGGGAACACGCGGCGGACAAGATCCGCATCAATGCGGTGGGCCCGGGCTTCATCGCCACCCCGTTGCTGGACAAGATGGACCCGAAGGTGAAGCAGGCGCTGGAAAGCAAGCATGCGCTGGGACGCCTCGGCAAGCCGGAAGAAGTCGCCGCGCTGGTGGCCTGGCTGGCCAGCGCGGATGCGGGTTTTGCAACCGGCACTTACTACGCCATCGATGGCGGATACCTGGCCCAGTAA
- a CDS encoding helix-turn-helix domain-containing protein, with product MATESMTPCPVGRALDLVGDRWSLLIVREAFDGVGRFSDFQRRLGMSRSMLSQRLQALLEADVLTQQPLEEGRGYQQYVLTERGRALFPLVVALRQWGEAFLFAPGEPRSVLQADSDGLPLALMQPRDQHGQVVAAADTQVIKPPSP from the coding sequence ATGGCCACCGAGTCGATGACACCCTGCCCGGTCGGGCGCGCGCTGGACCTGGTCGGCGACCGCTGGTCGCTGCTGATCGTGCGCGAGGCGTTCGATGGGGTAGGGCGCTTCAGTGATTTCCAGCGCCGCCTCGGGATGTCGCGCAGCATGCTCAGCCAGCGCCTGCAGGCCTTGCTGGAGGCCGATGTGCTGACGCAGCAGCCGCTGGAGGAGGGGCGCGGCTACCAGCAATACGTGCTCACCGAACGCGGCCGCGCGCTGTTCCCGCTGGTGGTGGCGCTGCGGCAGTGGGGCGAGGCCTTCCTGTTCGCGCCGGGCGAGCCGCGCTCGGTGCTGCAGGCCGACAGCGATGGCCTGCCCTTGGCGCTGATGCAGCCGCGTGACCAGCATGGGCAGGTGGTGGCGGCTGCCGACACCCAGGTGATCAAGCCGCCGTCGCCCTGA
- a CDS encoding MgtC/SapB family protein — MGLEQDLSILLRIAVAMLLGATLGIEREMGKHAAGLRTHMLIAGAAALIVGLGDSIAEHFQEERYRDLLQVDPVRLIEAVVACVGFVAAGTILRGSRDDQVSGLTTASSLIMSAAIGIAVGIGEYVIAVGVSVLCLIVLVVFSRIARKLESS; from the coding sequence ATGGGACTGGAACAAGATCTATCGATCCTGCTGCGGATTGCCGTGGCCATGCTGCTGGGCGCCACGCTCGGCATCGAACGCGAGATGGGCAAGCACGCCGCCGGGCTGCGCACGCACATGCTGATCGCCGGTGCAGCCGCACTGATTGTCGGCTTGGGCGACAGCATTGCCGAACACTTCCAGGAGGAACGCTACCGTGACCTGCTGCAGGTCGATCCGGTGCGTCTGATCGAGGCGGTGGTGGCCTGTGTCGGCTTCGTTGCCGCCGGCACGATCCTGCGGGGCTCGCGCGATGACCAGGTCAGCGGCCTTACCACCGCCAGTTCACTGATCATGTCCGCCGCGATCGGTATCGCGGTTGGCATCGGCGAGTATGTGATCGCTGTCGGCGTGAGTGTGTTGTGCCTGATCGTGCTGGTGGTATTCAGCCGTATCGCCAGAAAACTGGAGTCGTCATGA
- a CDS encoding alkene reductase: protein MTDSTDGQLFSPTRLGAIDVANRVAMAPLTRNRAIKDRIPNPLAIQYYEQRASAGLIIAEATQISPLGQGYLDTPGIYSQDQIDAWKKVTDAVHARGGKIVLQLWHVGRISHTSLLPEGEVPVAPSALRADAKTFTAKGFEDVSEPRALRLDEIPGLIQDYRQAARNAITAGFDGVEVHAANGYLIDQFLRDGSNQRTDEYGGSIENRTRLLDEVVSAIVSEIGAERTGVRLSPVTPANDAADSNPQPLFERAVERLDAIGPLAFIHVIEGATGGPRDNIAFDYAALRAKFKGAWIANNGYDQARAEAAVASGYADMVAFGRPFIANPDLVERFRLGVALSELDNDTLYGGGAHGYTDYPTIDG from the coding sequence ATGACAGATTCCACTGACGGCCAATTGTTCTCCCCCACCCGTCTGGGGGCCATCGACGTCGCCAACCGCGTCGCGATGGCACCGCTGACCCGCAACCGCGCCATCAAGGACCGCATTCCCAATCCTCTGGCCATCCAGTACTACGAACAGCGCGCCAGCGCCGGGCTGATCATCGCCGAGGCCACCCAGATCAGTCCGTTGGGCCAGGGCTATCTGGATACGCCCGGCATCTACAGCCAGGACCAGATCGATGCCTGGAAAAAGGTCACCGACGCCGTGCACGCGCGCGGTGGGAAGATCGTGCTGCAGCTGTGGCACGTCGGCCGCATCTCGCACACCAGCCTGCTGCCCGAGGGCGAGGTGCCCGTCGCGCCGAGTGCCCTGCGCGCCGATGCGAAGACGTTCACCGCCAAGGGCTTTGAAGATGTCTCCGAGCCGCGCGCCCTGCGCCTGGACGAGATTCCCGGCCTGATCCAGGACTATCGCCAGGCCGCACGCAACGCCATCACGGCCGGCTTCGACGGTGTGGAAGTGCATGCTGCCAACGGCTATCTGATCGACCAGTTCCTGCGTGATGGCAGCAACCAGCGCACCGACGAATACGGTGGCAGCATCGAAAACCGCACCCGCCTGCTGGATGAAGTGGTCAGCGCGATCGTTTCGGAAATCGGTGCAGAACGAACCGGCGTACGTCTCTCGCCGGTGACGCCAGCCAACGACGCTGCCGACTCCAACCCGCAGCCGTTGTTCGAACGCGCCGTGGAGCGTCTGGATGCCATCGGCCCGCTCGCGTTCATTCACGTGATCGAAGGCGCGACCGGCGGCCCGCGCGACAACATCGCCTTCGACTACGCCGCGCTGCGCGCCAAGTTCAAGGGCGCATGGATCGCCAACAACGGATACGACCAGGCGCGTGCCGAAGCGGCGGTCGCCTCCGGCTATGCCGACATGGTCGCCTTCGGTCGTCCCTTCATCGCCAATCCCGATCTGGTCGAGCGCTTCCGTCTGGGCGTGGCGCTGTCCGAGCTGGACAACGACACGCTGTACGGCGGTGGCGCGCACGGCTACACCGACTACCCGACCATCGACGGTTGA
- a CDS encoding VOC family protein: MSSERPFEIQRIDHVVLRVQDLPRAVRFYCDVLGCTVARERPSLGMVHLHAGESLIDLISVDGPLGIKGGAAPGREGRNVEHVCLRVEPFDAEQVRVHLQGLQVELSGPAERNYGAEGDGLSLRLRDPDGNSVELKGRSNDCGC; this comes from the coding sequence ATGAGCAGCGAACGTCCCTTCGAGATCCAGCGCATCGACCACGTGGTGCTGCGCGTGCAGGATCTGCCCCGCGCGGTGCGCTTCTACTGTGACGTTCTGGGCTGCACGGTCGCCCGCGAACGGCCGTCGCTGGGCATGGTGCATCTGCATGCCGGTGAGTCGCTGATCGATCTGATCAGCGTGGACGGTCCGCTGGGAATCAAGGGCGGTGCGGCGCCCGGGCGGGAAGGGCGCAATGTCGAGCATGTCTGCCTGCGCGTGGAACCGTTCGATGCCGAGCAGGTGCGCGTGCATCTGCAGGGACTGCAGGTAGAGCTCAGTGGGCCGGCCGAGCGCAATTACGGTGCCGAGGGCGATGGCCTCTCGCTGCGTCTGCGCGACCCGGACGGCAACTCGGTGGAACTCAAGGGTCGTTCGAACGATTGCGGCTGCTGA
- a CDS encoding MFS transporter, with amino-acid sequence MTYRARVETLYLLGFSLDLVNMFIGTVAYPAIAADLQASVPQLAWIGNGYMLGLTLVIPLGSWLAARLGERRVLCLSLALFTVGAVLAGTAPSIEWLIAWRLLQGLGGGLLIPVGQAMAYRECPPADRARLTARIMAVALLVPALSPTLGGLLVEWGSWRGVLLVSVPLAALAFALAAAWVRPGAPVAVPALDRRGLLLGSVGLSALLVALGLLAAPGQRMLGAGLLVVATLVLAQYARSARRTDHPVLQWSLLRHASLRLAMTVYLLVPGTFIGTQLVATLLLHRQGYGAATIGGFMLPWALASACAIATARHWLPRIGARPLLSAGMGCQAVGIVLLIAVQAQQPWLPVLAFALMGLGGSLCSSSAQTLAFQRLADAELLPGSALWNLNRQLSFCLAAAVLACVLAVLSSVTPDHAFALTLVLAAGMSLLPLLPLWRLPASALSLRTSP; translated from the coding sequence ATGACATACCGGGCCAGAGTGGAAACGCTGTACCTGCTGGGATTCTCGCTGGATCTGGTGAACATGTTCATCGGCACCGTGGCCTATCCGGCCATCGCCGCGGACCTGCAGGCCTCCGTGCCGCAGCTGGCGTGGATCGGCAATGGCTACATGCTGGGCCTGACCCTGGTCATTCCGCTGGGCAGCTGGTTGGCGGCGCGCCTGGGCGAACGCCGGGTGCTGTGCCTCTCGCTGGCCCTGTTTACCGTGGGCGCCGTGCTGGCAGGCACCGCGCCGAGCATCGAGTGGCTGATCGCGTGGCGCCTGCTGCAGGGGCTGGGCGGTGGGCTGTTGATTCCGGTGGGGCAGGCGATGGCCTACCGCGAATGCCCGCCGGCCGATCGTGCGCGACTGACCGCCCGCATCATGGCGGTCGCACTGCTGGTGCCGGCGCTGTCACCGACGCTGGGCGGACTGCTGGTGGAGTGGGGCTCGTGGCGGGGCGTGCTGTTGGTCAGTGTGCCGCTGGCCGCGCTGGCCTTCGCGCTGGCGGCCGCGTGGGTGCGCCCGGGTGCACCGGTGGCCGTGCCGGCACTAGACCGGCGTGGGCTGCTGCTGGGCTCCGTGGGCCTGAGCGCGTTGCTGGTCGCGCTGGGACTGCTCGCAGCGCCGGGGCAACGGATGCTGGGCGCGGGCCTGTTGGTGGTCGCCACCCTGGTGCTGGCGCAGTATGCCCGCAGTGCGCGCCGGACGGATCATCCGGTCCTGCAGTGGTCGTTGCTGCGGCATGCCTCGCTGCGGCTGGCGATGACGGTCTACCTGCTGGTGCCCGGGACCTTCATCGGCACCCAGCTGGTGGCGACGTTGCTGCTGCATCGGCAGGGTTACGGTGCAGCGACCATCGGTGGCTTCATGCTCCCGTGGGCGCTCGCCTCGGCCTGCGCGATCGCCACTGCGCGGCACTGGCTGCCGCGCATCGGGGCGCGCCCACTGCTGAGTGCCGGGATGGGATGCCAGGCCGTCGGTATCGTGCTGCTGATCGCCGTGCAGGCCCAGCAGCCCTGGCTTCCCGTGCTGGCCTTCGCGCTGATGGGCCTGGGGGGCAGCCTGTGCAGCAGCAGCGCGCAGACGCTCGCCTTCCAGAGGCTGGCCGATGCGGAGCTGCTGCCGGGCAGCGCGCTGTGGAATCTCAACCGCCAACTCAGCTTCTGCCTGGCGGCCGCGGTGCTGGCCTGTGTGCTGGCGGTGCTCTCTTCGGTGACGCCGGATCACGCCTTTGCACTCACCCTGGTGCTGGCGGCGGGCATGAGCCTGCTGCCGCTCCTTCCCTTGTGGCGCCTGCCGGCGTCCGCCCTTTCCTTGAGAACCTCCCCATGA
- a CDS encoding glycoside hydrolase family 3 C-terminal domain-containing protein has product MKTISKPLALTAAIALSLSASAWAAAPAATTDAFTVLTLEQTPGELDAAVVAAQLEQLQVDAVTVRNVERRADRVDPLQGLADALGYHYRFVTADPAAAQQTGSVVLTRLPIEAESGTEQPSLNYLRLNDGRHVVALYTSAADAADAAALPPLVTGSRLGAPAVLLGAVSADAATTAGFDPSRVALEANESYFSDGFQSATSAAIKLRTHDGKKGTTAATLLTLGYTAPVGGDTPWMDTGLNADARAKALVAQMTVDEKFQMLHSYFGLGKDGGPLPEGAVGSAGFVPGVPRLGIPAQQSADAGVGVTNPGGLRKGDHATAMPSGPSTASSWNPDIAFAGGATMGREAWQQRFNILLAGSVNLQRDPRNGRNFEYAGEDPLLAGVLVGESIRGVQSQHVISTMKHFALNDMETSRNFHSAEIGEQAMRESDLLAFEIAMDIGKPGSAMCSYNRINGTYGCEHDYLMNEVLKQEWKFPGFVMSDWGGVHSGSKAALAGLDQQSAGEVFDKAVYFDEPLRLAVAGGVVPQARLDDMVGRILRTMFAHGNFDLPPVHEPIDDEAGFLAAQRTVEEGSVLLRNADDLLPLGKDVQRIVIIGGHADKGVIGGGGSSMVGWTARGTNAVPGVMPTTWPGPVIFHPSSPLEALRAERPDARIDYVDGRDVAAAARAAAAADVAIVFATQWSAESVDLPHMQLPDNQDALIAGVAKANPKTVVVLETNGPVELPWLQQVPAILQAWYPGIRGGEGIAALLTGKVNPSGRLPVTWPVDVSQLPRPHVNGLGFNPKNKPDDTIDYDIEGANVGYKWFAAKGLTPQYAFGHGLSYTSFGYDNLTVVVEGQRVVASVDVRNTGKVAGADVPQLYLQLPQGSTTPIRLIGFQKVTLQPGESRRIRIEAEPKTLASFDTADKQWKIAGGQYEVQLSRAANAPVQRVPLELAGQVVR; this is encoded by the coding sequence ATGAAAACGATTTCAAAGCCCCTGGCCCTGACGGCCGCCATCGCGCTCTCGCTGAGCGCTTCCGCCTGGGCCGCTGCCCCGGCCGCCACCACCGACGCGTTCACCGTATTGACCCTGGAACAGACCCCGGGTGAGCTGGATGCGGCCGTGGTCGCCGCACAGCTGGAACAGCTGCAGGTCGATGCCGTGACGGTGCGCAACGTGGAGCGCCGCGCCGACCGCGTGGATCCGCTGCAGGGTCTGGCCGATGCGCTGGGCTATCACTATCGTTTCGTGACCGCCGATCCGGCCGCCGCGCAGCAGACCGGCAGTGTCGTGCTGACCCGCCTGCCGATCGAGGCCGAGTCGGGCACCGAACAGCCGTCGCTGAATTACCTGCGCCTCAACGATGGCCGCCATGTGGTCGCGCTGTACACCAGTGCCGCCGATGCCGCCGATGCCGCCGCGCTGCCGCCGCTGGTCACCGGCTCACGCCTGGGCGCACCGGCCGTGCTGCTGGGCGCGGTGAGTGCCGATGCGGCCACCACCGCCGGCTTCGATCCGTCGCGTGTCGCGCTGGAAGCCAACGAAAGCTACTTCAGCGATGGCTTCCAGTCGGCTACCTCGGCCGCCATCAAGCTGCGCACCCATGACGGAAAGAAGGGCACCACCGCGGCCACGCTGCTGACCCTGGGCTACACCGCGCCGGTCGGTGGCGATACGCCATGGATGGATACCGGCCTGAACGCCGATGCCCGTGCCAAGGCACTGGTCGCGCAGATGACCGTGGACGAGAAGTTCCAGATGCTGCACAGCTACTTCGGGCTGGGCAAGGACGGCGGCCCGCTGCCCGAAGGTGCGGTCGGTTCGGCCGGCTTCGTGCCGGGCGTGCCGCGCCTGGGCATTCCGGCGCAGCAGTCGGCCGATGCCGGCGTCGGCGTGACCAACCCGGGTGGCCTGCGCAAGGGTGACCATGCCACGGCGATGCCGTCGGGCCCGTCCACCGCATCGAGCTGGAACCCGGACATCGCCTTCGCCGGCGGTGCCACCATGGGTCGCGAAGCCTGGCAGCAGCGCTTCAACATCCTGCTGGCCGGCAGCGTCAACCTGCAGCGCGACCCGCGCAACGGCCGCAACTTCGAATACGCCGGTGAAGATCCCCTGCTGGCCGGCGTGCTGGTGGGCGAGTCGATCCGCGGCGTGCAGAGCCAGCACGTGATCTCCACGATGAAGCACTTCGCGCTGAACGACATGGAGACCTCGCGCAATTTCCACAGCGCCGAGATCGGCGAGCAGGCGATGCGCGAATCGGACCTGCTGGCGTTTGAAATCGCCATGGACATCGGCAAGCCGGGTTCGGCGATGTGCTCGTACAACCGCATCAACGGCACCTACGGCTGCGAACACGATTACCTCATGAACGAGGTGCTCAAGCAGGAATGGAAGTTCCCCGGTTTCGTGATGTCCGACTGGGGCGGCGTGCACAGCGGCTCCAAGGCGGCCCTGGCCGGCCTGGACCAGCAGTCGGCCGGTGAAGTGTTCGACAAGGCGGTCTACTTCGATGAGCCGCTGCGCCTGGCCGTGGCCGGTGGCGTCGTGCCGCAGGCGCGCCTGGACGACATGGTTGGCCGCATCCTGCGCACCATGTTCGCGCACGGCAACTTCGACCTGCCGCCGGTGCACGAGCCGATCGATGACGAGGCCGGCTTCCTGGCCGCGCAGCGCACCGTCGAAGAAGGCAGCGTGCTGCTGCGCAATGCCGATGACCTGCTGCCGCTGGGCAAGGATGTGCAGCGCATCGTCATCATCGGTGGGCATGCCGACAAGGGCGTGATCGGCGGTGGTGGTTCCTCGATGGTGGGCTGGACCGCCCGCGGCACCAATGCGGTGCCGGGCGTGATGCCGACCACCTGGCCGGGCCCGGTGATCTTCCACCCGTCCTCGCCGCTGGAAGCGCTGCGCGCCGAGCGTCCGGATGCCCGGATCGATTACGTGGATGGCCGCGATGTCGCGGCCGCCGCGCGCGCTGCCGCTGCGGCCGATGTCGCCATCGTGTTCGCCACGCAGTGGTCGGCCGAGTCGGTCGATCTGCCGCACATGCAGTTGCCGGACAACCAGGACGCGCTGATCGCGGGGGTGGCCAAGGCCAACCCGAAGACGGTGGTGGTGCTGGAAACCAATGGCCCGGTCGAGCTGCCGTGGCTGCAGCAGGTGCCGGCCATCCTGCAGGCCTGGTATCCGGGTATCCGCGGTGGCGAAGGCATCGCCGCGCTGCTGACCGGCAAGGTCAATCCGTCCGGCCGCCTGCCGGTGACCTGGCCGGTGGATGTCAGCCAGCTGCCGCGCCCGCACGTCAACGGCCTGGGCTTCAACCCGAAGAACAAGCCGGATGACACCATCGACTACGACATCGAAGGCGCCAACGTCGGTTACAAGTGGTTTGCCGCCAAGGGCCTGACCCCGCAGTACGCGTTCGGCCATGGCCTGTCCTACACCAGCTTCGGCTACGACAACCTGACGGTGGTGGTGGAAGGCCAGCGCGTGGTCGCCAGCGTGGACGTGCGCAACACAGGCAAGGTCGCCGGTGCGGATGTGCCGCAGCTGTACCTGCAGCTGCCGCAGGGCAGCACCACTCCGATCCGCCTGATCGGCTTCCAGAAGGTGACGCTGCAGCCGGGTGAAAGCCGCCGGATCCGCATCGAAGCCGAGCCGAAGACGCTGGCCAGCTTCGACACCGCCGACAAGCAGTGGAAGATCGCCGGTGGGCAGTACGAAGTGCAGCTCTCGCGCGCGGCCAATGCACCGGTGCAGCGCGTGCCGCTGGAGCTGGCCGGGCAGGTGGTCCGCTGA